DNA sequence from the Leptospira perdikensis genome:
TCAACAGATAAAAACAAATGTTTCCTTTTTGAAGTTTCTGTTTTCCAAACAATTCCCAAATTTTCTTTTTCAGGAAGTTTGGCAAAAATCTCATTTTCTCTTCTCTCTGAATGTACGAATCTTTTATCTAACTGTTGTTTGAGTCGACCAGCTTGTCCATCTTTCCCACTCACCCTAGCTAAGTTCTTTTTCTGACGACCGTCATGGTCATGAAGGTCCAAACCTTTTTTCGACCTATGTTTGTGTGATAAACTGGCTTCTTCCCTTCTACGACTTAGCTCCGCTTCTAGTTTTTTTCTCTCAATCCGAGCCGTTTCCCAATCATGAATTCTTTCCTGTGTTTCTCTTTCCATTTCCTTTTTGCCTTCGGAGTAATTTCCTGACCGTTCTAAACAAAAGTTTTTCTCTAGAAAAATACAATGGGTTGTTAGATCATCTAACAAAGACCTGTCATGACTAATCAAAATCCCAATTCCTTGATAATGAGATAAAGTATTACCTATGATTTGAATGCTGTCCAAATCCAAATGGTTTGTGGGTTCATCTAAAATCAAAACTTCAGGATCTTCCGAAAGTGCCATTGCTAGAAGGATCCTTCGTTTCTCCCCAAAACTTAAATGATCATAATCTTCTTTCGAATCGATATTGATTTTCAAAAGATTTTTATAACGACCCGACACTTTCGAATCATCATATAAAAAATCTTCCAAACTTTCCGTAGTAATGAAAGTATCTTGAGACACGTATCTTACCGATCCATTCCCTTGAATGGATCCACTGTAAGGCTGAAGATCACCGCTAATGAGTTTTGCTAAAGTGGATTTTCCACTTCCATTCTTTCCTACAATTCCTGTCCAACCGGGACCAAAGTGGAGGTTGAGGTTTTGAAATAAAAACTCAGATTGTGAGTCGTATAAAAAGTTTAAATTATGGATGGTGATATGTTCGGACATGCGACGAGCTCCTTTAGTTTCCAAATGGGGAAATAGGTAAACAAGTCTTGTCCTAAAGAATTAGGAGAAAGATGGATTTAGAATTTTTGTTTTTGCTTACCTATTTTTGGTTTCGCAATCTCATCGGATTATACCTCTCTTATGAATCTTAGACTGTGAAAATGAAAAAAGTTGTCAAGGTTTAGTTACCTTTGGCCATAAGGAATTTTTCCATAAACTCTGTGATATCTCTAATGTTTCTATTGATCATCTTACGAAGTTCAGGAGGTATATTTTGAGATTTGATCACACGGTAGTAGTTCAATGCATTTTTTAACATCTTACGGCGTGCAAACTCCTGAGCTTTCATCAACATAGGTTTGTATTTATAATAAGAATATTCCATAATCGAATAGTTCTTCGACAAACGAAACGCATGTGGGATCTTTCCAAAATCATAAGTAAGAGTTAGGAAGGGTGCATCATCCGCTTCAGGGGGTTTTAGTTCCAAAACCCCATGGATGATTTTTTCTGGTTCGTCTTCTGTGGCTTTTTCAGCCATTTCATCCAATGGAATGGGAGATTCTTCATCAGCAATCTCACCCAAGTTTCCATCGACGATTTCAATTTCCGGTGCTTCTGCATCCTCTAGTTGAGGCCCTTCCCCAGCACCAGGTGCACCAGCTCCCTCACCCAGTTTACGTTCGCGGAAAACTTCGTCTGCATCAGGAAGACCAATCCTTAAGTCTTCACTAGTTAACGGACGATTGGTGAGCTCAACCTGAATTGGTAAATCCGTTTCAATTATAGTTTCTGACTTTTGTTTGTTTGGATCTTGAGCTTCCGGAAGATCGGTCTTCGGAGAGATCAACTTCTCCGTTTGTGGATCAATCGGGTCAGGAAGTTCTAATTCTTTTCGAAGAGCATCAGTGGTTGTTTCCAACCAATTGGGTTCTCCCTCTGGGCCTTTCTCTCTTGGATGGAGAGGTGGTTCTTTTTCATCCCTACGTAAGTCATCTGCATCAGGAAGGCCAATGGGTTCAAGGTCCCAATCTGGGAATTTCAAACCAGGTTGGTCAGGGAAATAAGGTTTTAGTAAATCATTGAGAGAGGCTTCTTCCCCTCTGGCTTCCAAGTCCTTTGCTTTCTTTTCTATTTTTTTGAGAGCTTGGTTTTTTAAGAAATCTTCTCGTTCCTTAAAACGATCTTTTTTTCTTCTATCCTCACCCGAACGCCGATCCTTTCTTCCTGCAATGTTGGTTCGCCTATCAGCATTTTTTCTTCGTTCGTCGCCACTACGCCTATCTACAAGAGGAAGGTCTTTAAACTGTTTCCAATCATTGGAGAAAAATGTATCTTCAGGAAGGTCAAGCTCAGATACATCTTTTTTCGAAATTTGATCAGCAAGCGTCTGTAAGTCGATAGGTTGTTTAGGAGTCCCAGGACTTCCTGAAACACCGGGCAATCCTGGCATTTCGGGAGGAACGTAAAAAGGGCCAACAATCCCTGATCCAGGAGGTGCCATTGGAGCACCAGGCATTCCACCGGCAAGCCCACCTGTCGTTAAACCCTGGTTTAACGATTGTAAAAGTTGATCCTGATTTTGAACTGCTTTAGGATCAAATCCAGGTGATTGTGGTGAAGATTGTAAAAACTGATAAACAATTGGATGCACCAATTGGTTTCCCCCAGCAACCGACTGGTTGACTTGAGGGGATGAGAGAGGGGTTTGCGACTCCGGCTTTCCTTGGGGTTTATCAGAAGAACTCGGTGGAAGCGGTGGAGGCAGTTGTCCCGATGGTTGGGGTAGTTGTTGCGGTGGTCCTTGCGGAAAATTAGGAGGAGGATTACTCTGTGCAAATTGAATGGCACGAGCGATAGACTCTGCAAATAGTTCGGATACTTCTTTTAAAGCACCAACAAGATCGTT
Encoded proteins:
- a CDS encoding ATP-binding cassette domain-containing protein, giving the protein MSEHITIHNLNFLYDSQSEFLFQNLNLHFGPGWTGIVGKNGSGKSTLAKLISGDLQPYSGSIQGNGSVRYVSQDTFITTESLEDFLYDDSKVSGRYKNLLKINIDSKEDYDHLSFGEKRRILLAMALSEDPEVLILDEPTNHLDLDSIQIIGNTLSHYQGIGILISHDRSLLDDLTTHCIFLEKNFCLERSGNYSEGKKEMERETQERIHDWETARIERKKLEAELSRRREEASLSHKHRSKKGLDLHDHDGRQKKNLARVSGKDGQAGRLKQQLDKRFVHSERRENEIFAKLPEKENLGIVWKTETSKRKHLFLSVEESFDFGFMKLNLDAHLQILPESKISITGNNGAGKSTLLKFLAKQFEEKHIPYLYLPQEFSKEEIQSLQREFQNLKADTKAKVLSGVHRLGSDPKRVFESKRFSPGEIKKIFLSLHLETNPEILLLDEPTNHLDIKSLEALENSLRSLSIALVVVSHDRRFVESITKEEWSLENLSLTQKHLDRI